The Canis aureus isolate CA01 chromosome X, VMU_Caureus_v.1.0, whole genome shotgun sequence region AACTAGAACTCTCCTAGGAATAGAAGTACTAACAGGGGCTCTTTATGAACCGAACATCCAAagtatatttttaggaaaaaacagCTCCTGGGTTTCAAGGTTTTGCGAATATGACTGACCCATACTTTCCCACTGACCCAGGCAGCTCtctgggtgcaaaaaaaaaaactggttgcTGGAAAAGGCGAGCCTACCTTTAGTTCCTCGACACTGGCCAGGTTGCTGTTCACCATTCTATCCTTGAGAAGCATGATAGGGTCGCTCTTACTTCTTACTTCCTGAATCTCCTCTCGTGTACGGTAACTACAGGAAGACAAACAGTAGGTAAGGACAGCTCCAGTACAGCTAAGACAGTTGTTGACTCAGACGTGGGCTTCGGACACAGAGCGGTCACCGGGGGAGGGTGCACATAGGATACAAGAACTCTTCCATGAAAGATACTAGAATCTTAGAGGCAAACTCTACCCTGACGATTCCCCTGGCTTCTCAGGTGTTCTGAAGAGGAGGGGCCAagcttttatttgcttttttgatcCAGATGTAGGATCTGAAGGAAGTGGTAGAGCCACTGCCTGTGCCCTCTCATGTCACTGGCAGGTAGCAGAATACCAAGCAGGAAATCAGGCTTTAGGAGCCCAGAGAAGTGAGGCCAGTGAACACTTGCACAGGTTTTCCAATTCCTGATTCTAGAAAAGAAGCCCCACGGTGTTCGAGAGTCAGTTAAGAGCACCAACCGCCCAtacacacagttgaaaatctgcaaaTGTTGACTCCCGAAAAACAAGTCTTATGAATAACACTTTATTAACACGTATTTTGTATGTTACTTCCATGTATTAGTCTATATAGTGTGCTCTTAACGTAAGTTGGAAAGAAGTGTTATagtcaagagaaatgaaaaaagaaaatccctggATCTGTGGGCCCATGTTGTTGAAACCTGTGTtgctcaaaggtcaactgtacatACATCCTTGTCTTGTATCTTCCAACCACCACTAAAAGGGCTCTattgtttttttgaaaataccAAGTACATTTTTCCATCTAAGTTGTTCTTTATAACATTTCTCTTAGAATACCAATCTACTCTCAGGCTTGTTAGGGCTTATTGACTAAATCTACTACTTTTAACTCTGTCACACTCTGGGATGGCAGCATTACATGCCAGGGTCACTAAGTGGCAAGTAAAACTATCTTCCTAATGTAACTTACCTTTTTTTTGACCGATTGATTTCAATATATTGAATATCCCACGTGCCAGGTGGCCTCACTCCATACCAGCCAAGTTTTCACATTTCAACTCTATATTCGGGTAATGCCTACAAAAGCTACATGtccctaaatatatatatgctataccATTGACCTGTTTTATCCAACAGTTTCTCTCTGTAAAGTAACTTCTACCCATAACATCACAAATCCCAAGTCACATGCTCTCCCctctaagccagccaggtgcccccttctcTGCAATTCATTACTGCTCATGCTAACATGTACATACTACAAATAAGGATTTTCAGAATGCTTCCAGGCAAAGACTCAAATAATTACTCGATACCAACAAATTCACCGCATGAAGCCCACTGGTGTCTGGCTTCCAAAGCAAATGTTGAAATGCTTTGCTTTTTCATATGAGTAGCACCATACAAAGCCCACCCACCCAGGGACACCACACCCAGATTTCCCATGACCATACCTGACACCAGGGTCGCTCATGCTGTGTCCATGGTAACGGTAAGTCTGTAGCTCCATCAATATGGGCCCCTAAAACAACCCAGTGAGACGATGAGCACAGCACATCCTTTCAGAATCAAAGATATTCTCATTGGATTTTCTGTAAGTTGGCTGAGTTGTCAAGAATTTCCTATTAGCTGACTGACTTAAGAATTATGTTCTCCTTTCTGATACTTCTAGTTTATATGGAACttagttgctttttattttttttaagattttaattattcatgagagaggggcggggaccccaagatcacgacccgagccaaaggcagaccactaagctacccaggcaccgcAAGAACTTAGTTTCTGAATCAAAAAGGCATTCAGCATGTTCTAGAGCCCACTGATATTATTTCATCAGCACTGCCTTTGACATAGAATAATCCTATAAAACAGCTGAGATTTAATGCAGAAAAACCCATTAAGGCAGGTATGACAGCAAGGAAGGGGATGGTTTTTATCTTCAGGGCCAATAAAGCTAGTTTTTCCCCCTCAGGCACATATGAATGATCTACAAGCATCTGGATTCTTTTAAAAAGGTAcagaaaaatacaatacaaaatcCCACAGAATAGGACTAAAAGCAGACCTCTAGATGTGCTGGAAAGTGTGGAAGGGAGAATTAAAACTAGGCTGGGTAGGTCAATCTCCACCTCACCTATAAGGGCTGACAACCAATCCAGCACAGATGTGGCTAGTGTGTAACAACGTTGGTGGTAACAGACAACACATGATGATTAACCCCAGGACTCGGCTGGCCAGCCCGACCACACCCAGGACAGTTTGCTCCTCCTTCACTAGCCCCCTTCCAGAAGACAGCTTTGAACACTGAGGGGAAGAGGGTGGATCTAGGATCCCTGGGCAGTGTGGTGTAGtagttgggggtggggtgcaaaGGGAGAGGCCCAGCTCTCAGTCCAAGAGCCTGGGATCCAATCTGGGCTGTCATGTATAGTAGCTACGTACCCTTAAACTGCTCTGTGCCTTAGTTATTGTACAGATGAGGGACCTAACTCAGGGGTTGTGTTGGTTCACACATAAGTGCTTACTGCATCACCTGACCCAGGTCAATCCCTcaataaggatttatttttcacCTATTTTTCTGTTCTGCGCCACCCAGGAGCTATTGGAAAACACAGTGGGCTAGGCTAAGGGGGTTTCTAGACTCTCCCCTAATTCCAAGATGAGGCTGAGAAAGTCAACACATATAAAccagtatatataaaattataaaataaagtcaaCACTATAAACCAGTGATCCTATTTCCACGTTAAGTTTGTATTCCACATGTTCTTTCAGGAACTGGGGAAGAGGGGAATGATATCCACCGCTCAAGTCTATACCTCTCTAGTCTTGGAGTCCCGACGTAGACTGCTGAGCTCTCTGCCACCTCAGCCATACTTGATTTCATTCCTCTGTTCTCATGTGCAGCACCCCCCCACATTTCCCTCCCTGCTCCACCCTCGTTCCCCATTTGCATCACTGGTAGCCCAGTCTTCCCACACAGGGGTGTCATGGAAAGGTAAACCCTAGGGGCATGCTTTCTGGGCTGTGAACACCAATTCAGGGAGAACATCATCCTTTCCACTTGCTCTGCTGGCATCTAAGCCAACCTCACTgttcccttctccctctactgctctACCTGAAAGGTCCAGATTCTCAGGACTGAAACAGCAAGGTGAAGATTACATACTTTAACCGTAATATTTAAATTATGGAAGATGAGCTTACACAAAATGCCTATTATCCCAGCAAAgttctgtgctgagcactgggAGGGGGGTCCCCAATATGCTCACTCAAGGGGCTTATTATGATTAacagggtggcaggtgggggtgggtgggtagaggTTGGAGGcgcataaataaaaataaccaaaccaCAAGGCAAAATGCTGAGGAAGCACTCAAGAGGAAAGATTCACCCCAAACAGGGGCAATGTGGGATGTTTCCTAAGAGGTAAGCTATCAAGACCACAGTATTTACAAAGGGACCCAATTCACTGGACTCTGCTCCTGCCTTCTACACAACTAATTACCAGCAACCCCTGAAGAGCTACAATAGACACATGGGAGACATTCTTTTAAGATAAATGTCAATGGACATCTCTAGCCCAGAGGGTTGAGTCTTACCTTTCCAGATCTACAGTAGGCGGCTGCAAACCTTGTTGCCTCCCGGACACACAAGATATCCATTCCATCTACCTGTTCATACACAGAAAGGGCAGAGCATAAATCAAACCGTGTCAAACCAATTTTACAGGACCCGTTCACACGCTATGAACAGAGAACGCCTGTGTGTGTCTGGGACTGTCAAGGACCCACACAGAGCTATCACGCTGCGAAGGGGTAGTCCCGGCTGCACACCAGGCGCCCTTACCCGCAGCCCAGGAATGAAGTCGCCTCTCTTGTAGTAATCAGTGCTGGCTGCTGCTCTCTCAACAGACGTTCCCATTCCGTAGCGGTTATTCTCACAGATGAAGATACACGGCAATTTCCACAAAGCTGCCATGTTGTAAGCTTCAAATATCTGACCCTGGAAGTATGTATAAACAGTTCAAGTAGTTTCGTTTTGCTACTTTTCTCTAGACTTCTTCATTGTCCCCAAAAGCTGCTGCTCTTCCTGGCACGAGACCTTTCATAAAACATGAAAAGCTTCCTTCACCTTCCACAGCGGAGCTTTTGAGGCAAAGGAGTGTGTTGGTGAGGGAGGAAGAAACGGCAAGCATCATCTCTTTTTGCAACCGAAGGAAGTGACAAACCAAATAAATTCCACCACTTGTTTCGGTGGGGCCAAGGCAGTGGTGTAGAATATagtaggaaaagagaaacatgTAAAACTTTGTGACTACCTAGTTTTATGCTTTGTTATAAATCCTAGGAGACCCACTGGACAACCAGAGTGAACCAATGACTGAGAATCAGCATCCGGAGCAGGGCCTCAGAGTGTTGTCTGTGGAATGGTGAGGACTCCGACCGTGACAGGAAAAGTATAGAAAGAGCCAGGGCTCAGAAACCATGAGCCAATGCCATGCTCTCCAAGAGAATGAGTCTGTACATTACAGGATTGGTATAAGAACAAGTCTGCACTGGGTTAAATTGGAAAAAGGTCCTTCACCCACAGGGTGTGAAGcactgagctggaggcagaggagagCTTCTTCCTGGGTGTGTGCCCGTATTAAGCACTTGTGCAACGTGCCACAAAGTATACCTGTAATCTGGCCATAAAACCAAATTCTAGCTTGCCCCAATATGACTACTTCAACTACTAGGCAATAGACTACTTTGCTACAAATGAACTCTGACTACTCAACACTTTGGAGATAAAACTGCAATGGTTATTGCAAAGTCAAGAGAAGACACATACTCACCTGATTAGCAGCACCATCGCCATATAAAGTCAAACAGACCTCATCCTTTCCATTATACTTACAGGCCAAAGCAATTCCTGCTCCCAAGGGCACCTAATATTAAGGACAACCAAGAAAAGAACCACAGAAATCCATGAGGGGAGAAATTAATGCTCTGCATTTCAAGTTCTCACCAGAACTTAAAACAGAAATTACACTGTCACTAGAAACTCTCTACCCTACCCCCAAAATTATAATCAAACTGGTAAAGCAACATGAATAATTCTTCTATTTCAACCATTAAATAACACTTCTGTAAAGATTCAATGACTAAAGAGCTAAAATATGAAACTGTTTTTTAACATACAGCAAAGTCACATTACAAAGTGAGCCAAACAATCCAGTTATAATTTTATGTTGTTACTTCTTTgagttttcttaagatttatttattcattcatgagagacagagagaaacacaggcagagggagaagcaggctctatgcagggagctcgatgtgggactcaatcccgggtctccaggatcatgccctgggccaaagacaggtgctaaaccactgagccaccagtgaTCCCCCAAATTTTAGTTAATTAACAGAGCATCATATTGGTTTCAggaggagaatttagtgattcatcacttacatatcaCACCCAGGCTGATACTTCATTATTCACTAACTGATGAGAACAAAAAGGACTACATAACCACAAAAGCTGAAGTGATGTCTAATGTGGCCCCTAAGATCCTGATCACCTGCCTTTCCTCCTCAGATACCCTCAACCGCAGTCTacagcagggagaggaaggccTAAGCGGATGTGACAAAGCAATCAATGTACTTAAACATAATAAAGGTATAGGCCGCTGCTAGGGGCTCTTGCTTACATATAAAACTAAACACCTAAGAGAATTTTAAATcactatccagggatccctgggtggcgcagcggtttggcgcctgcctttggcccagggcgcgatcctggagatctgggatcgaatcccccatcaggctcccggtgcatggagcctgcttctccctctgcctatgtctctgcctctctctctctgtgactatcataaataaataaaaaaattaaaaaaaaaatcactattcaAATCTATTTATTAACTGATAAAATGGTAGGCTATGAAGCAATAGGTCTTTTAAAGTCCACTCAGCCTCCAAAGTACTAAAATATTTCAGAGGGAAGTTCTCTGGGGGATGAAACATTAAGACATGATCCAGGGCCAGATCTAGGAAAGCATGCAATCCCCTCATCCTTGTCATGGATTACCTGAGCTCCAACAATGCCATTACCCCCATAGAAGTTCTTGGCATACATATGCATCGATCCACCTTTTCCTTTAGCACAACCTCCTCTTCGTCCTACAAATGGCagcatgtgcacatacacatcagaaagcaaataaacaaaagaaaaccacacccCAAGTATCTACTTAGAGGCTCATCAACCACTAGAACTCACAGGCTAGTTCAACTCTATAAAAGCACCCATCCCTCTAGGCAAATATATACTCCACCCTTATCTCCCAGTCCTTGAATGAAGGTCAATCCAGGCCAATGTCTTTGACCTTCCCAGCTCCTTGACCATGGGGTTTCCTTTAAACATCAGCATGGTACCCTggcccccccgcctttttttggCGCTAGTTACAAACATCTTCCGATTTATCCTACATTGGTACACTGAACAGTTCAAGAGTCAAGGGGGAcaaagggaatattaaaaagcttCCTAGAATTTAAAttgcatacaatgaaatactcCTGCTCCACTTACTTTCTATGACTGCTAATTTCTACTGGCATGCTTGAGTGACAAACAGTATTATGATTTTACGAagctaacattttaaaacttttacctAAAGGCCAAATGACCTCAAAAATGGTAAGTTTACTCAAAAGCACAACAGAGGTAACAGAGAACccaaagagagagattttttttaactcaaaaccGTTT contains the following coding sequences:
- the PDHA1 gene encoding pyruvate dehydrogenase E1 component subunit alpha, somatic form, mitochondrial, giving the protein MRKMLAAVSRVLSGVSQKPASRVLVASRNFANDATFEIKKCDLHRLEEGPPVTTVLTREDGLRYYRMMQTVRRMELKADQLYKQKIIRGFCHLCDGQEACCVGLEAGINPTDHLITAYRAHGFTFTRGLSVREILAELTGRRGGCAKGKGGSMHMYAKNFYGGNGIVGAQVPLGAGIALACKYNGKDEVCLTLYGDGAANQGQIFEAYNMAALWKLPCIFICENNRYGMGTSVERAAASTDYYKRGDFIPGLRVDGMDILCVREATRFAAAYCRSGKGPILMELQTYRYHGHSMSDPGVSYRTREEIQEVRSKSDPIMLLKDRMVNSNLASVEELKEIDVEVRKEIEDAAQFATADPEPPLEELGYHIYSSDPPFEVRGANQWIKFKSIS